Part of the Triticum urartu cultivar G1812 chromosome 2, Tu2.1, whole genome shotgun sequence genome, GGATCCGGTTCCGGCGGCGTGGgggtggaggggggggggggggaaaaacttTTCATTAAGCCGGAAAACAGCAGGATATAGTACACCCTCTGTCCACTATTGTAAGACATTTTTGCAGTTCAATTTAAACTGCCAAAACGTCTTACATAAGTGAATTAATAGAGATAGCATCATATTACAGAACAGAATGAACAGCTGAAAACGCGAGGAGATGTTGGTCTAAAACCTAAAGGGGTGCAGCAGGGAGGATGGCCCTTCTTAGCTTCTCGCCATCTCACATGCAAATTCTACACAAACGGTGTAACTGATAAATAACACCTTGCCGGACTACCTGCAATTTCGATAGAATTACCATCATCACTCATCAACAGATAGTACAAGGTGAATTGCTAGAGATTGAGCTGGATGTATATATCATCGCAGCTCATCCGGTAGATCGAGAGAAGAGCCATGAAACTATGCAAATGGGCGGGCCGGCAGATCGAGAAGAATATGTGGGGGCACGTAAAGCAGCTAGCTACTGATCCCCTTGCTCCGCGCCGCAGTTGGTGATGGCCTGCTGCACCGCCCGCCTGATGACATCCTCATCCACACTCGCCGCCTGGTTCTGCATCACCATATCGAGACAAAAATAACCGAGCATCAGCACAGATAATTACGATCCATCCATCAGTCGGTCGCACGCCGTGTCGCTAGTCACGACACCATCGAATTATTGATGAGATAATTGTAGGTTTATGGTTCAGACTATATATGGGCAGCAGAGGTGGATAGAACATGTTGGTCTGCTTTACAGTTGAGTTCGATCGGGGATCAGTTCATGATTGAGGAGGCATTGTCGCGTAGGGGTATGTTTGTACATACGTACGTACCTCTCCTCCTCCGACGGCCTCGAGGCGGAACGTATCGGCGCAGGACGCCGTGGCCTGGAGCACGGTGAGGCCCAGCTCCTCGAACGCCTCCAGCACGGCGACGAGCAGCCCGGGGCAGCTCTTGTCGGAGGACACGTTCACGAGGAACCCATGCCCTAGGGCTTCCACGCTCACCTGCACAAGTGCAGTGCAGATGCACGCAATAATTGATTATAAATCATTAATCTTACATCATACCCCACTGTATTACTATGTGCCACAGTGCTCTCCCGTTCATAGTACATAACCTAAGCTTCAGAACCGGATAATTCAGGTCCTCCATACAGTATGCATACACAGTGCGGTGATAGGTGTGTGCGCGTACCGTGGGGAAAGAGTGCTTGTGCGAGTGCGCGTATTCCTCGCGTGCGATCTCCTGGTTGAGCCTCGCGATCTTCTGCTTCAGCCCCTTGATGTACTCCGACGCGTCCATGACTATGGAAGGATTGCTCAGCTGCACCGCGATTTTAGATTTAAAAACAGACATCAAGCTAATGGCAGCATAAGATCACACCAAGGGCACCGAAAAGAGGCGTGGGTTACCGCGTGGGAGTGAGTGATGGAGCGCAGAATCTGCATCTTCTCCTGTAGAGCAGCTGCTGCCTTCTTGCGCTCCCTTGACATTATGCCCCTCTCTCTGATTGTCTCTTCAGTTAATCCTTCACGTGCTAATCcaaatggggggggggggggggggggggggggggggggggggggggggggggagagaggAGAGCTGCTTCAAGGGGATGAGGATGAAGAAGCTCCGGGCGCACACGTCTTTATATAGTGATCGCCGGAGGTGGTCGCTCACGTGACCTTATTGCGGTTCAGGGAATTGGATGGAAGATGGGATGACGAGGAGAGATTCGATTCTAGGTAGTAGGTTCAAAACTCGGTTTGG contains:
- the LOC125540991 gene encoding uncharacterized protein LOC125540991 isoform X1 — protein: MSRERKKAAAALQEKMQILRSITHSHALSNPSIVMDASEYIKGLKQKIARLNQEIAREEYAHSHKHSFPTVSVEALGHGFLVNVSSDKSCPGLLVAVLEAFEELGLTVLQATASCADTFRLEAVGGGENQAASVDEDVIRRAVQQAITNCGAEQGDQ
- the LOC125540991 gene encoding uncharacterized protein LOC125540991 isoform X2, whose protein sequence is MSRERKKAAAALQEKMQILRSITHSHALSNPSIVMDASEYIKGLKQKIARLNQEIAREEYAHSHKHSFPTVSVEALGHGFLVNVSSDKSCPGLLVAVLEAFEELGLTVLQATASCADTFRLEAVGGENQAASVDEDVIRRAVQQAITNCGAEQGDQ